From the Salipiger sp. CCB-MM3 genome, the window TCTTTGCGCTGTTCCTCGGGCTTGCGCCGATGACCAATGTCTCGTCGAGCCTCGAGGTGTTCCTCACGCCAAACGGGCTGACCATGCTGGCGGTGGGCTCGGTTGTAGGGGCGGGCTTTGCCACGCTGCTTTACATGATCACCGTGCTGGCGCTGCCGCTGCTGCTGGACCGGGACGTGGATTTCGTCACCGCGATGATCGCTTCGTTTCAATATGTTGCCGCCCACCCGCTGCCGATGTTCGGCTGGGGTGTGCTGCTGGCGCTGGTGACCTTCGTGGCGATGCTACCGGCGTTTCTGGGGCTCTTCGTCGCCTTGCCCGTGCTGGGACATGCGACATGGCACCTTTACGATCTGCTTCGGGTCGACGGCACGTGATGGATGGCGGATGAGGGGAGTGCTGGGCGGGGCGCCGGGTCTGACGGCACCCCGCTTGTGGTCAGCGGAACGGCTCGTTGACGCGCAGCTGCTGGCGGTGGAAGGGCACAAGCTCTTTCATCGTCCGGTAGCCGGCACCGCGCGCAGCGGCGAGCACCTTGTGGGTGTCATGGCCGAGGTATTCGTAGACCAGCCGCGCCGCACGCCTGCCCGAAGGGTTCTCGGGGGTGGTGCGCACGGTGTAGCCAACCCAGAAATGGTTGGCGAGCGCGGCAGCACGCGAGAGGTAGTTGAACGAGGTGGTCACCGCATCGCGGCGGCTGACCAGCGCGGCGATCCCCTCGGCCTGCGGCATGACCAGCCCGCGATACTCGCGCGAGGCGGCATCGGTGGGCAGATCATACATGGCCAGCGCCTCTTTCGGCTCGAAGCCGCGCAGGAAGGTATAGCCGCCCTGACGAGAAATATGCACGACGCCGACGACGAAACGCTCTTCTTCGGAGAAGGCAGCGCGCGAGAAGCGATAGAAGCCCGAGGGGAAATCATCCTCGACCAGCCCCTTCATTCCGGCACCGACGTAATCGGCGATGAACGGATGGCTCAGCAGATCGCGCGGCTCTTGCCGGATCTCCTCGACCGGTTCGAGCAGAATGCGCGCGTCGACGTTGAAGAAGGTGCAGATGCGGTGCAGCACGTCCGGCCGGGGGAAGGATTCCCCCGCCAGATAGCGATTGAACTGCGTCCGGTTAATTCCGAGGTCGCGGCACAGGGCGGAAATGGAGGGGGCGTGTTTCCCGAGCCTTCGGAGATTCGCGCCAAACACACTGCGCAATTCTGCGGGGCTGGGTTGTGACTGTCTGTCTCCGGGACGGTTTGCCATGCCGCTTTCTTTCTTCTTAGAGACAGTTCCTTCAAGGACAACGCCATCCATGGGCAATTTCTCCCTTTGAACCGATTACCTGTCGCGCTATAGCGTCAGCGTTGATGCCATTGCGCACCAAGCGTTGCGCATATTGTCACAAAAAGCAAGCGTGCGTCACGTTTCGCGCGATGTGCCGAGGTGCTTGAGTGCGTCAGTGTTGTGTGGAGAGACGGTGGGGGGTGTCCATGTCACAGAAAATGTATGGTGTTGTACTTTGGGCCGATCAAACCGAACAGAAAGCGGTCATCTGGTGTGAGGACCATGGTGATCTGGCTTATTGGCACGATTCAAATCCGAGCATTCACGACGGCGCGGAACTGGATGTCGGGGACCTCATTCAATTCGAGGTCACCGAGGGCGAAAGCCTGCGGCGGGCAAGCAATCCTGAACGTCTTGAGTCGCAATCCTACTTCGGTCTTGCTCAGAGTTTGCGCGCTGCGGAGTCTCCCGCAACGCCGAGCATGGTCGATCGTCCGGCTGGGGAGCGGGTGATCGCCTTTCCGGGGGCACGCCGACGTGAAAAGGCTTTTGTCGCCTAGCCACCACTCCGGAACGTCGCGTCCTTGGAACAAAGAAAGGGTCCGCTAAGCGGACCCTTTCGCATTTCTACCCAATATGTTGCGCGTCTTGCGCTCAGTCGTGTCCGCGCGACAGGGCCGCGACGCCGGTGCGCGCCACCTGAACAAGGCCAAGCGGGCGCATCAGGTCGGCAAAAGCGTCGATCTTGTCAGGCGTGCCGGTGAGTTGGAAGACAAAGCTCTCAAGCGTGCTGTCCACCACATTGGCGCGGAAGATGTCCGCAAGGCGCAGCGCCTCGACCCGCTTGTCACCCGCGCCCACGACCTTCAGCAGAGCCAGTTCCCGCTCGACCGAGCTGCCTTCGGCGGTCAGGTCGTGCACGTCGCGCACCGAAACGATCCGGCCCAGCTGTGCCTTGATCTGCTCGATCACCTGCGGCGTGCCGGTGGTGACAATGGTGATCCGCGACAGATGCCCTTCGTGATCCACCTCGGCCACGGTCAGGCTGTCGATGTTATAGCCGCGCCCGGAAAAGAGCCCGATAACCCGCGCCAGAACGCCCGGTTCGTTTTCCACCAGAACGGTAATCGTATGGGTTTCCTGCACGTCCGAGAATGTCGGCCGGAGGTTATAGGCCGAATGTTTGGACGAACCTTTCTTGATCTGTAGCGGCGACATTATTGCAGCTCCTTATTGCAACGCAGGAAGCGGGACGGGCATCTGGGCAATTGTGGCGGATTGTTGACCGCTTGTTGACACAATGTTGCCTAAATTTTTGGAAACCGTTTCGCTCTCTTTTTCGTGTCTCCTGCTGTGCGTCGCAAGGCGCATGCAACAGGAGGAGTTATTGATGTTCGGAATTTTCAGGGGCTTCGGCTCGAAAGACGAAGACCAGCATGACGGTGGCCTGCATGTGGATCTGCTGGCCGACGTGAATATCGGCGGCGATGACGGGATCGATATCGGGGCGATTGCCGATGTGGACCTCGACGAAGACGGGCTCGACACGGATGTGCTGGCCGGGGTCAACGTAGGCGGCGAGGATGGTATCGACGTGGATGCTTTCGTCAGCGCCGATCTCGACGAGGACGGGCTCGATGTCGACGTGCTTGCCGATGCGGATATCGGCGGCGACGACGGTATCAACGTCGATGCTTTTGCCAGCGCCGATCTGGATGAGGACGGGCTGGATGTGGATGCCATCGCCGATGCGGACGTGGGCGAAGACATCGACCTGACCGCCATTGCCGCTGCCGACGTCGGTGAGGACATCAACCTCTTTGCGCTGCTCACCGGCAATGTCGAAAGCGGCTCTGACGAGCATGGCGGCGAGGAATACGCCGACGATTGCGACGACGGGCTGCTCGACATCATTCTGTAACCGGTTTTCACCAAAGACTTTTCATCCGGTATTTCAGCAGAATTTTCAGCAGTTATTTCAGTACCAAGTAAGCGGCGTCCGGAGTGGGGGCGCCGCGTTTTTTTTGCTAGCAGCGGCAGGGCGCGCGCAGGGACTGCGCCGCATTGGCGGGCCGGGTGGCTGGCCGAAGTGATGGCGGCAAAGATCATCCGGCTTCCTCCTCTGACCGGCGCTGCGGAACATGCATGGGGTGGGGGCGGACGGGGCAGTCCCGTCCGCTAATGGCTCAGACCAGCACCGCGCCCTTGCCGGCGATGGCGTTGGTCGCCTGCGCGTCGCCCAGCAGCATCTTGTTGTGTGGCTCGCCCGACGGGATCATCGGGAAGCAGTTCTCGTGCTTCTCGACGAGGCAGTCGAAGATCACCGGCCCGTCGTAGTTGATCATCTCCATGATCGCGTCGTCGAGATCGGCGGGATCCTTGCAGATGATGCCCTTGGCCCCGAAGGCCTCGGCGAGCTTGACGAAATCGGGCAGCGCCTCGGACCAGCTTTGCGAATAGCGCTCGCCGTGCAGCAGCTGCTGCCACTGGCGCACCATGCCGAGCCGCTCGTTGTTGAGGATGAACTGCTTCACCGGCAGGTTGAACTGCACCGCGGTGCCCATCTCCTGCATGTTCATCAGCCAAGACGCCTCGCCTGCCACGTTGATCACCAGCGCGTCGGGATGGGCGACCTGCACGCCGATCGAGGCGGGGAAGCCGTAGCCCATGGTGCCAAGGCCGCCCGAGGTCATCCAGCGGTTGGGATCCTCGAAGCCGAGGAACTGCGCCGCCCACATCTGGTGCTGGCCCACTTCGGTGGCGATATAGCGGTCATGGCTCTTGGTCAGCGCCTCGAGCCGCTGCAGTGCGTACTGCGGTTTGATCGTGGTCTCGGAGTTCTTGTAGGTCAGGCATTCGACCTTCTTCCACTCTTCGATCTGCCGCCACCATTTGGCGATGGCCTCGCGGTTCACTTTGCGGCCGCGCGCCTTCCAGATCTTCAGCACGTCCTCGAGCACATGGCCCACGTCGCCGACGATCGGAATATCGGCCTTGATCACCTTGTTGATCGACGAGGGATCAATGTCGATATGCGCCTTCTTCGAGCGCGGCGAGAAGGCATCGAGCCGCCCGGTGATCCGGTCGTCGAAGCGCGCGCCGATGTTGATCATCAGATCGCAGCCGTGCATCGCGAGGTTGGCCTCGTAAAGACCATGCATGCCGAGCATCCCCAGCCACGCCTTGCCCGACGCCGGGTAGGCGCCAAGACCCATCAGCGTCGAGGTGATCGGGAAGCCGGTGGCCTCGACCAGTTCGCGCAGCAGTTGGCTGGCCGCGGGGCCCGAGTTGATCACGCCGCCGCCGGTGTAGAACACCGGTTTCTCGGCGTTTTCAATGGCCTCGACCAGCTGGGTGATCGTCTCGATATCGCCCTTCACCTGCGGCTGGTAGTGGCCGACCGGTGCCTGCGGCTTGGCGGTATAGGTGCCGGTGGCGAACTGCACGTCCTTGGGAATGTCGATCAGCACCGGGCCGGGGCGGCCCGAGGTCGCCACGTGAAAGCCCTGATGAATGGTGGCCGACAGTTTGTCGGTCTCTTTGACCAGCCAGTTGTGCTTGGTGCAGGGGCGGGTGATGCCAACGGTATCGGCCTCCTGAAAGGCGTCCGAGCCGATCATGAAGGTCGGCACCTGACCCGAAAGGACGATGATCGGGATCGAGTCCAGCAGCGCATCGGTCAGGCCGGTCACGGCGTTGGTCGCGCCGGGGCCGGAGGTCACCAGCGCCACACCCGGCTTGCCGGTCGAGCGGGCATAGCCTTCGGCGGCGTGGATCGCGCCCTGCTCATGCCGCA encodes:
- a CDS encoding helix-turn-helix domain-containing protein, translating into MFGANLRRLGKHAPSISALCRDLGINRTQFNRYLAGESFPRPDVLHRICTFFNVDARILLEPVEEIRQEPRDLLSHPFIADYVGAGMKGLVEDDFPSGFYRFSRAAFSEEERFVVGVVHISRQGGYTFLRGFEPKEALAMYDLPTDAASREYRGLVMPQAEGIAALVSRRDAVTTSFNYLSRAAALANHFWVGYTVRTTPENPSGRRAARLVYEYLGHDTHKVLAAARGAGYRTMKELVPFHRQQLRVNEPFR
- the ilvN gene encoding acetolactate synthase small subunit — its product is MSPLQIKKGSSKHSAYNLRPTFSDVQETHTITVLVENEPGVLARVIGLFSGRGYNIDSLTVAEVDHEGHLSRITIVTTGTPQVIEQIKAQLGRIVSVRDVHDLTAEGSSVERELALLKVVGAGDKRVEALRLADIFRANVVDSTLESFVFQLTGTPDKIDAFADLMRPLGLVQVARTGVAALSRGHD
- a CDS encoding acetolactate synthase 3 large subunit — its product is MTRQMTGAKMVVQALKDQGVDTVFGYPGGAVLPIYDEIFQQNDIRHILVRHEQGAIHAAEGYARSTGKPGVALVTSGPGATNAVTGLTDALLDSIPIIVLSGQVPTFMIGSDAFQEADTVGITRPCTKHNWLVKETDKLSATIHQGFHVATSGRPGPVLIDIPKDVQFATGTYTAKPQAPVGHYQPQVKGDIETITQLVEAIENAEKPVFYTGGGVINSGPAASQLLRELVEATGFPITSTLMGLGAYPASGKAWLGMLGMHGLYEANLAMHGCDLMINIGARFDDRITGRLDAFSPRSKKAHIDIDPSSINKVIKADIPIVGDVGHVLEDVLKIWKARGRKVNREAIAKWWRQIEEWKKVECLTYKNSETTIKPQYALQRLEALTKSHDRYIATEVGQHQMWAAQFLGFEDPNRWMTSGGLGTMGYGFPASIGVQVAHPDALVINVAGEASWLMNMQEMGTAVQFNLPVKQFILNNERLGMVRQWQQLLHGERYSQSWSEALPDFVKLAEAFGAKGIICKDPADLDDAIMEMINYDGPVIFDCLVEKHENCFPMIPSGEPHNKMLLGDAQATNAIAGKGAVLV